The nucleotide window TTCGAAATATCTACAACTGTGAAACCGGAGCTGTGGTGGGCGATATATGCATAATCACCGGAAACGAATACTTCATTCACCCGGGCTGAATACGGCTCGGACGAAACCATCTCCAGCTCAGAAGGAACGGATATATCAAATATGACATTACCAACGGAGGTTGTGGCCAGATATTGCCCCGACAAGTCGATTGTCTTAATCCATGCCTGCGTTTCGATATGATCAATAGTAGGCGGGTAGATCGGGCTCGATACATCAATGGCATATAAATTCCAATTATCTGCTAAATACAATACATCTCCGTCCAGTGCTATATTATCGATATGATGAAACTCGTAGTTATTAATCAACTCCGGATTAGCAGGATCAATGATGTCTAAAACATGAAGGCCGGAAGTAATTGGCCAGGCGGTATTCAACCAAGGGATATATGCTACCTCTCCTTTGATAGCGACACCATAGTAATTTAAGCCATTGGGATTAATTCCATCATAATCACCGGCGAAATAACCTACAAGTGACGGGGCAGTCTGGTCGGAAATATCAAATATTTGCAGGCCGTAATTTTTTTCGACAATGAAGAGATAATTATCCAACAAGGTTACACTGTGAGGTCTGCCAATCGTACTGATAGTTGATATCAATTCGGGAGAAGCGGGATTGGAAATATCCACCAAGGCGACATCCCTGAATTGCTGTGGAGGGTCAAAAAGGAAAAGATCCCTACCCAAAAAAGCAACATCGTCTTTAACTGTGATATTTATTGAATAATTTTCTGCTTCAAAAGTACTTTTTATAAGGGGCAAATGGGGATCTGAAATATCCACAGAATAAAAACCACCTTCTCTGAAAGATATGTATGCATGTGTGCCCGATATGCCGATCGAGTTACACCCTCTGTCAAGCAACAATCGAGCCACGATATTTCGGTTCAACGGGTCACTAATATCAACGACCTCAAGACCGTACGCCTTAACATAAAAGGTATAATTACCAGATACAGAGACATCCATCGCTTCTCCCCACAGAATACTCGATTCGTAGGTTGCAAAGGAATTGTCAGTGGCCGAGGCCAAAGAAGCAAATAAAACTAAGAAACATAAAAGACGAAAGGAGTGAGACTGG belongs to Candidatus Zixiibacteriota bacterium and includes:
- a CDS encoding dockerin type I domain-containing protein; amino-acid sequence: MRYVQSHSFRLLCFLVLFASLASATDNSFATYESSILWGEAMDVSVSGNYTFYVKAYGLEVVDISDPLNRNIVARLLLDRGCNSIGISGTHAYISFREGGFYSVDISDPHLPLIKSTFEAENYSINITVKDDVAFLGRDLFLFDPPQQFRDVALVDISNPASPELISTISTIGRPHSVTLLDNYLFIVEKNYGLQIFDISDQTAPSLVGYFAGDYDGINPNGLNYYGVAIKGEVAYIPWLNTAWPITSGLHVLDIIDPANPELINNYEFHHIDNIALDGDVLYLADNWNLYAIDVSSPIYPPTIDHIETQAWIKTIDLSGQYLATTSVGNVIFDISVPSELEMVSSEPYSARVNEVFVSGDYAYIAHHSSGFTVVDISNPQSPIPLSNRPLNGLTFSIQVIENIAYINAHYALEIYDVSDPSNPAFLGKFSNPELPSNGGDFTIQGEMAYYSIGDKKYILDLSNLNHPTVSGIYTPEYIGDIESGHQIRNVNINGNYAYISYNRPDVVHIVDISDPVSPIVVSSYEISRPYITAFHDNYAFISSQSSVRGTDILDVSDPANPILVGHLDTYFRHEPSFSGDFMFIPNELLGFSIYNIADISDPYFVGQIDTQGRTYSVKPVGDNLFIADRDAFLVMSMNLPTYQSGDANNDGDVNVGDPVYIINTVFKGGPPPQPIEAGDSNCDGDVNIGDVVYLVNHIFKGGDAPCYN